In Lujinxingia sediminis, a single genomic region encodes these proteins:
- a CDS encoding D-alanine--D-alanine ligase, translating into MFSELDTTTFRGKRVGVVTGGDSPEREISLKTGAAFENALRARGYDVTVYDLASDVARLVADIPAAVIIGSHGGLGENGSLQGLLECAGIPYTGSGVLASALAMDKARAREAVADVGVPVARGLALRLSDVAMNDAQAIVERIQGAGLKLPIVVKLNDAGSSFGVAICQSTEDVHAAISELRVHLSDDPASALLLEDYIEGPEYTVGFFGDTCLGAIQITAAQAFYDYEAKYKSQQTRYDALDEGTLHARLEELGRLAYQALGCRGVARVDFKGDVTSSQGRFLEVNTIPGMTATSLVPKMAAARGVSFEDFVELMLSGARLDRVR; encoded by the coding sequence ATGTTCAGCGAGCTTGATACAACGACATTTCGGGGAAAGCGCGTCGGTGTGGTCACCGGCGGTGACTCGCCAGAGCGCGAGATCAGCTTGAAGACGGGCGCTGCGTTTGAGAACGCGCTGCGTGCTCGTGGCTACGATGTGACGGTCTATGATCTGGCCAGCGATGTGGCCCGGCTGGTCGCGGATATCCCGGCAGCGGTGATTATCGGCAGTCACGGTGGACTTGGAGAGAACGGGTCGCTGCAGGGTCTGCTGGAGTGCGCGGGGATTCCTTACACCGGAAGCGGCGTGCTGGCCTCGGCCCTGGCGATGGACAAAGCTCGGGCACGCGAAGCCGTGGCCGATGTGGGCGTACCGGTTGCGCGAGGTCTGGCGCTGCGTCTGAGCGATGTCGCGATGAACGACGCGCAGGCGATCGTCGAACGCATTCAGGGCGCCGGTCTGAAACTTCCGATCGTGGTCAAGCTGAACGACGCTGGAAGTAGTTTTGGCGTGGCGATCTGCCAGAGTACCGAAGATGTCCATGCGGCGATAAGCGAGCTTCGTGTTCATCTGAGTGACGACCCGGCCTCGGCGCTGCTCCTGGAAGATTATATCGAAGGCCCCGAATACACGGTGGGGTTTTTTGGAGATACGTGCCTCGGGGCGATTCAAATCACCGCAGCGCAGGCTTTTTACGACTACGAAGCCAAGTACAAGAGCCAGCAGACTCGTTACGATGCGCTGGACGAGGGCACGCTGCATGCGCGCCTGGAAGAACTCGGGCGTCTGGCCTATCAGGCCCTGGGGTGCAGGGGCGTGGCTCGCGTTGATTTTAAGGGCGATGTGACCTCTTCGCAGGGGCGATTCCTGGAGGTCAACACCATCCCGGGGATGACCGCGACCAGTCTGGTCCCGAAGATGGCCGCAGCGAGGGGCGTTTCTTTTGAAGATTTTGTGGAGTTGATGCTCTCCGGTGCCCGGCTCGATCGGGTGCGCTGA
- a CDS encoding cell division protein FtsQ/DivIB: MASRKETAWLWARRLGTSLAVIAVGLGLPYLVLQGYSHTMQSEYFQVNYLDVEGLNYLEERELLEAAERIAGENILNVDPRRIESAMSGLPFVRSVEVERRLPDRLRITIEEYEPAALIADEGIWLADTRGEVFLAMDSARSIEGLWELPLVTGLTRAELVEDEARQRLLEALSVWELYHAMGLDKQQPLSELHLDSVLGLSMVTAETGTEIRLGWGRWQDRLSRLKVVQTSLIRRGMDAEYVLIDQERDLSRVTVGPRTEPWMREDAASAGASP, translated from the coding sequence GTGGCCAGCCGTAAAGAGACGGCCTGGCTGTGGGCGCGGCGGCTGGGAACGTCTCTGGCGGTGATCGCCGTGGGTCTGGGGCTGCCGTATCTGGTGCTTCAGGGTTACAGCCACACCATGCAGAGCGAGTACTTCCAGGTGAACTACCTCGATGTCGAGGGGCTCAATTACCTGGAGGAGCGTGAGCTCTTGGAGGCCGCCGAGCGCATTGCGGGCGAGAACATCCTCAACGTCGATCCGCGACGCATTGAAAGTGCGATGAGTGGGCTGCCTTTTGTGCGTTCGGTCGAGGTCGAGCGTCGCCTGCCCGACCGCCTGAGGATCACGATTGAGGAGTATGAGCCGGCTGCGCTGATCGCCGACGAGGGCATCTGGCTTGCAGATACCCGTGGCGAGGTCTTTCTGGCGATGGACAGCGCTCGCAGTATTGAGGGTCTCTGGGAGCTTCCGCTGGTGACCGGACTTACGCGAGCTGAACTCGTTGAAGATGAGGCGCGTCAGCGTCTGCTTGAGGCGCTCTCGGTGTGGGAGCTCTATCACGCCATGGGGCTCGATAAGCAGCAGCCGCTGAGTGAGCTGCACCTCGATTCGGTCCTGGGGCTTTCCATGGTGACCGCTGAGACGGGAACAGAGATTCGGTTGGGGTGGGGCCGCTGGCAAGATCGTCTCAGCCGATTGAAAGTCGTGCAGACCTCGCTGATTCGGCGAGGGATGGACGCGGAGTATGTATTGATTGACCAGGAGCGCGACTTGAGTCGCGTGACTGTGGGGCCGCGCACCGAGCCATGGATGCGCGAGGATGCGGCCTCCGCGGGGGCCTCGCCATAG
- the ftsA gene encoding cell division protein FtsA, giving the protein MANRRNGEIVVGLDIGTTKIACIIGEVTPEGIDVIGIGSHPSKGMRKGVVINIDATINSIKKAVEEAELMAGCEVNTVHAGIAGGHVLGFNSHGIVAIKDKEVKGGDLDRVVDAARAVAIPMDRQLLHVIPQEYIIDEQDGIKEPLGMTGVRLEAKVHIVTASVTSVQNIVKCANACGLNVADIVLEQLASSEAVLGADEKELGVAVVDIGGGTTDIAIYSQGSLVHTAVLSVGGNHLTNDIAVGLRTPMAEAERIKQRYGCAMTGKVSAEETIEVPSVGGRPPRILSRQILSEIIEPRVEEIFAYVAREIKESGCEDLISGGVVITGGTTLLECMPELAEEVLGLPVRRGVPRNIGGLVDVVRNPKFATGVGLVQHGAKAPERAPFGESHGNLYQRLTTRMREWLAEMF; this is encoded by the coding sequence ATGGCGAATCGACGTAATGGTGAGATTGTTGTTGGGCTTGATATCGGGACGACTAAAATCGCCTGCATCATCGGCGAGGTGACCCCTGAAGGGATCGATGTCATCGGGATTGGGTCGCACCCCTCGAAAGGGATGCGTAAGGGAGTGGTGATCAACATCGACGCCACGATCAACTCGATCAAGAAGGCCGTCGAAGAAGCCGAGCTGATGGCAGGCTGCGAGGTCAACACGGTGCACGCAGGCATCGCCGGCGGCCACGTGTTGGGCTTTAACTCTCACGGCATCGTCGCCATCAAAGATAAAGAAGTGAAGGGCGGGGATCTTGATCGCGTGGTCGACGCGGCCCGCGCGGTGGCCATCCCCATGGATCGTCAGCTGCTGCACGTGATCCCTCAGGAGTACATCATCGATGAGCAGGACGGCATCAAGGAGCCCCTGGGCATGACCGGGGTGCGCCTGGAGGCCAAGGTCCACATTGTGACCGCGTCGGTGACCAGCGTTCAGAACATCGTCAAGTGTGCCAACGCCTGCGGTCTCAACGTGGCCGACATCGTGCTTGAGCAGCTCGCCAGCAGTGAGGCGGTGCTCGGCGCCGACGAGAAGGAGCTCGGTGTGGCGGTGGTCGATATCGGTGGGGGCACCACCGATATCGCCATCTACAGCCAGGGAAGCCTTGTTCACACCGCTGTGCTTTCGGTGGGTGGGAACCACCTGACGAACGACATCGCCGTGGGCCTTCGCACCCCGATGGCCGAGGCCGAGCGCATTAAGCAGCGTTATGGCTGCGCGATGACCGGCAAGGTTAGCGCCGAAGAAACCATTGAGGTGCCCTCGGTGGGTGGGCGTCCGCCGCGGATCTTGAGTCGCCAGATCTTGAGCGAGATCATTGAGCCGCGTGTCGAAGAGATCTTTGCTTACGTGGCCCGTGAGATCAAAGAGTCGGGCTGTGAGGATCTCATCTCGGGTGGCGTCGTGATCACCGGCGGTACCACACTTCTTGAGTGCATGCCGGAGCTTGCTGAAGAAGTACTTGGATTGCCGGTGCGCCGCGGTGTTCCGCGCAATATCGGTGGGCTCGTGGATGTGGTGCGTAACCCCAAATTCGCCACCGGGGTTGGCCTTGTGCAGCATGGCGCTAAAGCGCCCGAACGCGCGCCTTTCGGCGAGAGCCATGGCAACCTCTACCAACGCCTGACCACGCGTATGCGCGAGTGGCTTGCCGAGATGTTCTAA
- the ftsZ gene encoding cell division protein FtsZ: protein MLEFDDADVSNAANIKVIGVGGGGGNAINTMITEGISSVEFIAANTDLQALETNLATVKIQLGGALTKGLGAGANPDVGRNSALEDQTRIAEALKGADMVFVTAGMGGGTGTGAAPIIASIARELGALTVGVVTKPFQFEGRRRRRSADEGIRNLASAVDTLITIPNQRLLAIAGEQTTILEAFKKADEVLLYAVQGISDLITVRGLVNVDFADVRTIMTGKGLALMGTGRASGPTRALEAAETAISSPLLEDVSIEGATGILVNITGGVDMTLTEINDAMMLIEQASHEDANIIFGNVIEEDMRDELMVTVIATGFDKARAESSDFSEMSRRRESTTRQSAPVAAAPRQAEPPRAPAPVEEEVVESVPAQRGAPAYQSGARYDRGAQDSVTERRASFLRSNTGSHSVPGGLSATEEEEIDTPTFLRNSRRRNDS from the coding sequence ATGCTCGAGTTCGATGACGCCGATGTCTCAAACGCGGCAAATATTAAAGTGATCGGCGTGGGTGGGGGAGGCGGCAACGCCATCAACACGATGATCACCGAGGGGATCTCCAGCGTGGAGTTCATTGCAGCCAACACTGACTTGCAGGCGCTGGAGACGAACCTCGCCACGGTCAAGATTCAGCTTGGCGGAGCACTGACAAAAGGTCTTGGTGCCGGTGCGAATCCGGACGTCGGACGTAACTCGGCGCTCGAAGACCAGACCCGCATCGCCGAGGCGCTCAAGGGTGCCGATATGGTCTTTGTGACTGCCGGGATGGGCGGTGGGACCGGTACCGGCGCTGCGCCAATCATCGCGAGTATCGCCCGGGAGTTGGGCGCGCTGACTGTTGGTGTGGTGACCAAACCCTTCCAGTTTGAAGGGCGCCGCCGTCGTCGCTCCGCTGATGAGGGCATTCGCAACCTGGCCAGCGCGGTCGATACGCTGATCACGATCCCCAACCAGCGTCTGCTGGCGATCGCCGGTGAGCAGACCACGATCCTGGAAGCCTTCAAAAAGGCTGATGAGGTGTTGCTCTATGCCGTGCAGGGGATCTCGGATCTCATTACGGTGCGTGGTCTGGTTAACGTCGACTTTGCGGACGTGCGCACCATCATGACCGGCAAAGGGCTGGCTTTGATGGGCACGGGCCGTGCCTCCGGCCCGACCCGTGCGTTGGAAGCCGCCGAGACGGCGATCTCCTCGCCGCTTCTCGAGGATGTCTCCATCGAGGGCGCTACCGGCATTCTCGTCAACATCACCGGTGGCGTTGATATGACGCTCACCGAGATCAACGACGCGATGATGCTCATCGAGCAGGCCTCGCATGAGGACGCCAACATTATCTTCGGCAATGTGATCGAAGAGGATATGCGCGATGAGCTGATGGTGACCGTCATTGCCACGGGCTTTGACAAGGCGCGCGCCGAAAGCTCGGACTTCAGCGAGATGAGCCGCCGTCGCGAGTCGACGACGCGTCAGTCGGCCCCGGTCGCCGCAGCGCCCCGTCAGGCTGAGCCGCCTCGTGCGCCGGCACCGGTTGAAGAGGAGGTGGTCGAGAGTGTGCCCGCCCAGCGTGGTGCGCCTGCCTACCAGAGTGGTGCGCGCTACGATCGCGGCGCACAGGACTCGGTGACCGAGCGTCGCGCCTCCTTTCTGCGTTCGAACACGGGCAGTCACTCGGTACCCGGTGGCCTGAGCGCAACGGAGGAAGAAGAGATCGATACGCCGACCTTCCTGCGCAACTCGCGGCGGCGCAACGACTCCTGA
- a CDS encoding RNA methyltransferase, translated as MTGLIENVSVVLVEPQDDINIGNAVRASKNFGIEDLRLVNPANADRERIAISAPRAHETIDRMGRFGSLDEALDDCVMTVGLTARVRSAHWRVLEPEQAAAELIAEAAKGRRVAMLFGREDSGLPNSALDRCQAVVTIPTNPDYSSINLGQAVLLMVWEVSRALRKMEAGDVETAPRLAMQTEWHSEFDPAPMAGLTRMFGQAEAALQAIEFVKGSSNDHIMRSLRSVFLRARLDSRELAIWHGIFKEIVAYMRRKGMEP; from the coding sequence ATGACAGGTTTGATTGAGAACGTCTCGGTCGTGCTGGTGGAGCCCCAGGATGACATCAACATCGGCAACGCGGTGCGTGCCTCCAAGAACTTCGGCATCGAAGATCTTCGGCTGGTGAACCCGGCGAACGCCGATCGCGAACGCATCGCGATCAGCGCGCCGCGCGCTCATGAGACCATCGATCGGATGGGCCGTTTTGGTTCGCTTGATGAGGCCCTTGATGATTGCGTGATGACTGTGGGGCTGACCGCTCGGGTGCGCTCGGCCCACTGGCGTGTCCTGGAGCCGGAGCAGGCCGCCGCAGAGCTTATCGCTGAGGCAGCAAAGGGCCGACGCGTGGCGATGCTTTTTGGTCGGGAGGATAGCGGACTTCCTAACAGCGCGCTTGATCGCTGTCAGGCGGTGGTCACCATCCCCACCAACCCCGACTACAGCTCCATCAATCTGGGACAGGCGGTGTTGTTGATGGTCTGGGAGGTCTCCCGAGCCCTTCGAAAGATGGAGGCCGGTGACGTGGAGACGGCCCCGAGGCTCGCCATGCAGACGGAGTGGCACTCCGAGTTTGACCCGGCACCGATGGCCGGGCTCACGCGGATGTTTGGCCAGGCGGAAGCAGCGCTCCAGGCCATTGAGTTTGTGAAGGGGAGCAGCAACGATCACATCATGCGCAGCCTGCGATCGGTCTTTTTGCGCGCGCGCCTCGATTCCCGCGAGCTGGCGATCTGGCACGGGATTTTTAAGGAGATCGTGGCGTATATGCGCCGCAAGGGCATGGAACCCTGA
- the rpsO gene encoding 30S ribosomal protein S15, producing MALHPDRKAEIIEQFKRGEGDTGSPEVQVALLTTRINELQSHFEAHKHDHHSRRGLLKLVGQRRRLLAYLRKTDVNRYRELIQALGLRK from the coding sequence ATGGCCCTGCATCCGGATCGCAAAGCGGAGATTATCGAACAGTTCAAGCGCGGTGAAGGCGACACCGGCAGCCCCGAAGTTCAGGTGGCGCTGCTGACTACCCGCATCAATGAGCTGCAGTCCCACTTTGAAGCTCACAAGCACGATCACCACTCCCGTCGCGGCCTGCTGAAGCTCGTCGGCCAGCGTCGCCGTCTGCTTGCGTACCTGCGCAAGACCGACGTCAACCGCTACCGAGAGCTGATTCAGGCTCTCGGCCTGCGTAAGTAA
- the pnp gene encoding polyribonucleotide nucleotidyltransferase encodes MAIIREGAKFGDRELIIETGRMARQANGSVVVQYGDSMVLCTATAGGERPDLSFFPLMCDYVENMWAAGTIPGGYFKREGKPSDKAVLSSRLIDRPCRPLFPDGYMNNTQLIAWVISADRVHDTDILGITGASTALMISDIPWNGPVAGVRVGLVDGKFIAHPSFEERERSSLDLVMAISPTAVVMVEGLADEVPEDVMVEALEFGRESVQDVLDLQLKLARSIGKEKMVVNVTRRDEAIDKAVKKAAGTKLKKALAVADKIERYKALDALKDEVVAKLEKDYPENLGDVKEAFGDLKKDVVRTATVKDKIRIDGRGPKDIRQITCEVGVLPMAHGSALFTRGETQALVTTTLGTERDAQRIDTLEGDVTRNFMLHYNFPPFCVGEAKPLRGTSRRETGHGTLAERSISSSLPDQATEFPYTIRIVSDVLESNGSSSMASVCGGSLAMMDAGVPVKHATAGIAMGLIKEGDDLVILSDILGDEDHLGDMDFKVCGTEKGITGFQLDTKIEGLSSQTMVDALMQAREGRLHILNIMNEALGAPRKDLAATAPRIVTIQIPVSEIGTIIGPGGKTIRAIQETTGTTVNVSDDGTVRIASSGQAAAQQAIEIIEGLTEKPEVGKIYLGTVKTVVDFGAFIEVLPGVDGLCHISELTEGRVNKVEDVLREGDECLVKVIAVDSRSGKIKLSRKEALAERGEDAGE; translated from the coding sequence ATGGCAATTATTCGTGAAGGTGCAAAGTTTGGGGACCGTGAGCTGATCATCGAGACCGGCCGTATGGCCCGTCAGGCCAATGGTTCCGTGGTGGTGCAGTACGGCGATTCGATGGTGCTGTGTACCGCTACCGCCGGTGGCGAGCGCCCCGATCTGTCCTTCTTCCCGCTGATGTGCGACTACGTTGAGAACATGTGGGCGGCGGGCACCATCCCCGGCGGCTATTTCAAGCGCGAAGGCAAGCCCAGCGACAAGGCCGTGCTCAGCAGCCGTCTGATCGACCGCCCCTGCCGTCCGCTCTTCCCCGACGGCTACATGAACAACACCCAGCTCATTGCGTGGGTGATCAGCGCTGATCGCGTTCACGACACCGACATCCTGGGCATCACCGGCGCTTCGACCGCGCTGATGATCAGCGACATCCCCTGGAACGGCCCGGTGGCTGGCGTGCGCGTGGGTCTGGTTGATGGCAAGTTCATCGCCCACCCCAGCTTTGAAGAGCGCGAGCGTTCCTCGCTGGATCTGGTGATGGCCATCAGCCCCACCGCGGTGGTGATGGTCGAGGGCCTGGCCGATGAAGTTCCTGAAGATGTGATGGTGGAGGCGCTTGAGTTCGGGCGTGAGTCGGTTCAAGACGTGCTCGACCTGCAGCTGAAGTTGGCGCGATCGATCGGCAAAGAGAAGATGGTCGTCAACGTCACCAGGCGCGATGAAGCCATCGACAAAGCCGTTAAGAAGGCCGCGGGCACCAAGCTCAAAAAAGCTCTGGCGGTGGCCGACAAGATCGAGCGTTATAAGGCGCTTGATGCCCTCAAAGATGAAGTTGTCGCCAAGCTCGAGAAGGACTACCCGGAGAATCTGGGCGATGTGAAGGAAGCCTTCGGCGATCTTAAGAAAGACGTCGTGCGTACGGCGACCGTCAAGGATAAGATCCGTATCGATGGCCGTGGTCCCAAAGACATCCGCCAGATCACCTGCGAAGTTGGCGTGCTGCCCATGGCGCACGGCTCGGCGCTCTTCACCCGTGGTGAGACGCAGGCGTTGGTGACCACCACGCTTGGCACCGAGCGCGATGCGCAGCGCATTGACACGCTCGAAGGCGATGTCACCCGTAACTTCATGCTGCACTACAACTTCCCGCCTTTCTGCGTGGGTGAGGCCAAGCCGCTGCGCGGCACCTCTCGCCGCGAGACCGGTCACGGGACCCTGGCTGAGCGTTCCATCTCTTCGTCCCTGCCCGACCAGGCTACGGAGTTCCCCTACACCATTCGCATTGTCAGCGACGTGCTTGAGTCCAACGGGTCGAGCTCCATGGCCAGCGTATGCGGCGGGAGCCTGGCGATGATGGATGCCGGTGTACCGGTCAAGCACGCCACCGCCGGCATCGCCATGGGTCTTATCAAAGAGGGCGACGACCTGGTGATTCTCAGCGATATTCTCGGCGATGAAGACCACCTGGGTGACATGGACTTCAAGGTCTGCGGGACCGAGAAGGGCATCACCGGCTTCCAGCTCGATACCAAGATCGAAGGCCTGAGCAGCCAGACGATGGTCGACGCGCTGATGCAGGCCCGCGAAGGTCGCCTGCACATCCTCAACATCATGAACGAAGCGCTCGGTGCGCCCCGCAAGGATCTGGCGGCGACCGCCCCGCGCATCGTGACCATCCAGATCCCGGTCTCGGAGATCGGTACGATCATCGGCCCGGGCGGCAAGACCATTCGTGCCATTCAGGAGACCACCGGCACCACCGTCAACGTCAGCGATGACGGCACCGTGCGCATCGCGTCGAGTGGCCAGGCTGCCGCCCAGCAGGCCATCGAGATCATCGAAGGCCTCACCGAGAAGCCCGAGGTCGGCAAGATCTACCTGGGGACGGTCAAGACCGTGGTCGATTTCGGCGCGTTCATTGAAGTACTTCCGGGTGTCGATGGCCTCTGCCACATCTCTGAGCTGACCGAAGGTCGGGTCAACAAGGTCGAAGATGTGTTGCGCGAAGGCGATGAGTGCCTGGTCAAGGTCATCGCCGTGGACAGCCGCAGCGGCAAGATCAAGCTCAGCCGCAAAGAAGCTCTGGCCGAGCGCGGTGAAGACGCCGGCGAGTGA
- a CDS encoding redoxin domain-containing protein: protein MNTKLFRRSLFLIALSLAPFSLTASPVLAQEPDFARPLARPWLGIILGTSDGTGVEVELVLRTSPAHQAELRKGDRVIAVDGEPVRTAGKLLALVRGKRINSSVDITVRRGDDVLTRSLTLPASPTPDEVARRHLVGAPAPTQDLASVQGEPITAQGLEGTPYLLDFWATWCQACKLAEPRIAAIAERYGERLTVITLSDEEPTVVRDYLQARGERHSPVYLDTDRVLTEAFLVRALPTYALVGADGQVVEVAFGVDDLTRIERALADALPPTEPSTERAPQQGPPPSPTDSKGADAP, encoded by the coding sequence ATGAACACCAAGCTATTCCGCCGCAGCCTGTTTCTCATCGCGTTGAGCCTGGCCCCCTTCAGCCTCACCGCATCCCCGGTCCTGGCTCAGGAGCCCGATTTTGCGCGTCCTTTGGCCAGGCCCTGGCTGGGTATCATCCTGGGTACGAGCGACGGCACCGGCGTGGAAGTCGAACTTGTGCTGCGTACCTCACCAGCCCATCAGGCCGAACTTCGCAAGGGCGACCGCGTCATCGCCGTCGACGGTGAGCCGGTGCGAACCGCTGGCAAGCTGCTCGCGCTCGTGCGTGGGAAACGCATCAACTCCTCCGTCGACATCACGGTGCGGCGCGGCGATGACGTTCTCACTCGCAGCCTGACGCTTCCGGCCTCCCCCACCCCGGATGAAGTCGCGCGTCGCCACCTGGTCGGTGCCCCCGCGCCGACACAGGATCTTGCGTCTGTGCAAGGAGAGCCCATCACAGCGCAGGGGCTGGAGGGCACGCCCTACCTCCTCGACTTCTGGGCCACCTGGTGCCAGGCCTGCAAACTCGCCGAACCGCGTATCGCAGCCATAGCGGAGCGCTACGGTGAACGCCTCACCGTGATCACCCTCAGCGATGAAGAACCCACAGTGGTCCGCGACTACCTTCAGGCCCGCGGCGAGCGCCACTCCCCTGTGTACCTCGACACCGATCGTGTCCTTACCGAGGCATTCCTGGTGCGTGCCCTTCCGACCTACGCCCTGGTCGGAGCCGACGGTCAGGTCGTTGAGGTGGCCTTCGGGGTCGATGATCTCACACGTATTGAGCGTGCGCTGGCCGACGCCCTGCCGCCCACCGAACCATCCACAGAACGCGCGCCACAACAAGGCCCTCCGCCCTCCCCCACCGACTCGAAGGGCGCCGACGCTCCGTGA
- a CDS encoding cytochrome c biogenesis protein CcdA: protein MPMCSKAMMQKVWTALSLTVALGWPGVVYASEGAAVASRWPMLAAGGLLVVAGMSLMTLRRAWFELSSRAKGWRVLGVMLAGVGFYALTFGVTEPPPGGERVGWITSYSEAQALAKAQKRPIMLDFTADWCLACSEMEREVFEHPQVRQRLEEEFVTLKIDYEAGDAETIAAIERFEVAGLPRIAFESPGGEFLRGPSFEGKLGVEEFNARLDAVLEGRDAGSEGWLSNALRERGLWAVFILVFGAGVLSSFAPCVYPLIPITIGVFGARQASTRREAFLLSLTYVFGIVVTYSALGVMAASLGTVFGGFLQHPGVQLGIALLFVALGLGTLGAWDMRLPGGLQTRLSQAGGAGFGGAFVMGLVAGAIAAPCIGPVVAGILVYVAQQGDVLLGWSLLSIFALGLGLLFLVLGTFSGLIQKLPRAGGWMEGSKAVFSAVFFGLALFYARLALPVLVTQTERVWWALSSGLVG from the coding sequence ATGCCGATGTGTTCAAAGGCGATGATGCAAAAGGTGTGGACGGCGCTAAGCCTTACGGTGGCGTTGGGGTGGCCGGGAGTGGTGTATGCCAGCGAGGGAGCTGCGGTGGCATCCCGGTGGCCTATGCTTGCCGCCGGGGGGCTTCTGGTGGTCGCGGGTATGTCTCTGATGACCCTGCGTCGCGCCTGGTTTGAGTTGTCGTCCCGGGCGAAGGGCTGGCGAGTGCTCGGTGTGATGCTGGCCGGTGTCGGGTTTTATGCGTTGACCTTCGGGGTCACCGAGCCTCCGCCCGGCGGGGAGCGCGTCGGCTGGATCACCTCGTACTCCGAGGCTCAGGCCCTGGCGAAAGCCCAGAAACGCCCAATCATGCTCGATTTCACCGCGGACTGGTGTCTGGCCTGCAGTGAGATGGAACGCGAGGTCTTTGAGCACCCGCAGGTGCGTCAGCGTCTCGAAGAGGAGTTTGTCACGCTCAAAATCGACTATGAAGCCGGCGACGCCGAGACCATCGCTGCGATCGAGCGTTTCGAAGTTGCGGGCCTGCCGCGGATCGCCTTTGAGAGCCCTGGTGGCGAGTTTCTGCGCGGCCCCAGCTTTGAGGGTAAGCTCGGAGTGGAGGAGTTCAACGCGCGCCTGGATGCGGTCCTTGAAGGACGCGACGCGGGGTCGGAAGGATGGCTCTCGAATGCGCTCCGGGAGCGGGGACTGTGGGCGGTCTTCATCCTGGTCTTTGGTGCTGGCGTGCTCTCCAGCTTTGCCCCCTGCGTGTATCCATTGATTCCCATCACCATCGGGGTCTTCGGGGCGCGCCAGGCCTCCACGCGTCGCGAGGCATTTTTGCTCAGCCTGACCTATGTTTTTGGCATTGTGGTGACGTATTCGGCGCTCGGGGTGATGGCCGCGAGCCTGGGAACGGTCTTCGGCGGGTTTTTGCAGCACCCCGGAGTGCAGCTGGGCATCGCATTGCTCTTTGTGGCGCTGGGGCTTGGGACCCTGGGGGCCTGGGATATGCGTCTTCCTGGAGGCTTGCAGACGCGTTTGAGTCAGGCGGGCGGAGCAGGGTTCGGAGGCGCATTTGTGATGGGCCTTGTGGCCGGTGCAATCGCCGCACCCTGCATTGGTCCGGTGGTTGCGGGCATTCTCGTCTACGTGGCTCAACAGGGCGATGTGCTGCTGGGGTGGTCACTGCTCTCGATCTTTGCGCTGGGACTGGGGCTGCTCTTTCTGGTGTTGGGCACGTTCTCGGGGCTCATCCAGAAGTTGCCGCGCGCTGGCGGATGGATGGAAGGTAGCAAAGCGGTCTTCAGTGCCGTCTTTTTCGGGCTTGCGCTCTTCTATGCGCGTCTGGCGCTGCCTGTGCTTGTTACCCAGACCGAACGGGTCTGGTGGGCGCTCTCCAGCGGGCTTGTCGGTTGA
- a CDS encoding FmdB family zinc ribbon protein: MPIYEYRCAGCGHVFEEIQRFSDPDPDACPQCGSPQVGRMISANSFQLKGGGWYAQDYSGGSSSSSSSSGGGGEG; this comes from the coding sequence ATGCCTATCTACGAATACCGTTGTGCCGGCTGCGGCCATGTCTTCGAAGAAATCCAGCGATTCTCGGATCCCGATCCGGACGCTTGCCCCCAGTGTGGGAGTCCGCAGGTGGGTCGGATGATCTCCGCCAACTCCTTTCAGCTGAAGGGCGGCGGGTGGTACGCCCAGGACTATTCGGGCGGCTCGTCGTCTTCGAGCTCGTCGTCGGGCGGTGGCGGCGAGGGGTAG